One window from the genome of Penaeus monodon isolate SGIC_2016 chromosome 2, NSTDA_Pmon_1, whole genome shotgun sequence encodes:
- the LOC119580863 gene encoding putative inorganic phosphate cotransporter, with translation MASSLNLAEHMEEVEKEGIFVVKNERRKSAETASGNETSKECWAVRYTLGMLMFFGLAVEYSLRVNLSIAIVAMAGTTEIPDNSNSTDDSCPVKGNSSDSEDRYTEGEFDWDEKTQGLILGAFFYGYTCTNLLGGRAAEYLGGRLVFGLGAVVSSCIALLSPLCARISTGFFVASRVAMGIAQGVSLPAVNSIMATWFPPEEKAKISPFVYGGMQIGTVISLPVSGWLISAGFLGGWPSVFYVFGALGIVWGIPWFLLTHDRPEKHPRISQAELSFIQGHQETVKKAEIVSISWKEIVTSGPMWACIFIMTGGSFGFYTLLTELPTYLANIQHFDMNSSGVLSATPYAVLWAFGVLWGISMDKLFSVGVLSIRTVRRLSTAVAHYIPAVALIAMCFVNCNSAIAMAMLCMAVGFNGASYSGNTLAEQDIAPNLAGTLLGITNTFGSATGFLAPATVGAITSGNQWSLAAWRLVFIITAIIYAVTCTLYLLLMSAEVQPWNEPKRDQERRVGPSTSYGSNQTRW, from the exons GTAAAGAATGCTGGGCAGTTCGCTATACTTTGGGAATGCTGATGTTTTTCGGCCTTGCTGTCGAATACTCCTTGCGTGTAAACCTGTCCATCGCTATCGTGGCCATGGCAGGAACCACAGAGATTCCTGATAACAGTAACTCGACCGATGACAGTTGTCCAGTTAAAGGAAATTCAAGCGATTCGGAGGATAGATATACA GAAGGCGAGTTTGACTGGGACGAGAAAACGCAGGGGCTCATCCTGGGGGCTTTCTTCTATGGCTACACGTGCACCAACCTCTTGGGTGGGCGGGCGGCAGAGTACCTGGGAGGGCGCCTGGTCTTCGGTCTGGGAGCGGTCGTCTCTTCGTGCATAGCCCTCTTGTCTCCGCTCTGCGCCAGGATCTCCACCGGGTTCTTCGTGGCTTCTCGGGTCGCCATGGGGATCGCCCAG GGGGTGTCGTTGCCTGCAGTAAATTCGATCATGGCGACGTGGTTTCCTCCtgaagaaaaggcaaaaatcaGTCCCTTTGTATACGGAG GCATGCAGATTGGCACCGTCATTTCCCTGCCTGTGAGCGGCTGGTTGATTTCCGCGGGGTTCCTTGGGGGTTGGCCTTCCGTTTTCTACGTCTTCGGGGCTCTGGGGATAGTGTGGGGTATTCCCTGGTTCCTCCTGACACACGATAGGCCTGAGAAACATCCTAGGATCTCGCAGGCTGAACTGAGCTTCATCCAAGGTCATCAGGAAACAGTCAAGAAAGCAGAG ATAGTATCGATTTCCTGGAAAGAGATCGTCACTTCCGGTCCAATGTGGGCGTGTATTTTCATAATGACAGGTGGTAGTTTTGGCTTCTACACTCTCTTAACGGAGCTTCCAACATACCTCGCCAACATCCAGCATTTCGATATGAATAGT AGCGGCGTCCTCTCAGCCACTCCTTACGCAGTGCTTTGGGCTTTCGGCGTCCTTTGGGGAATCTCCATGGACAAGCTCTTCTCTGTGGGTGTTCTGTCGATCAGGACGGTCAGGAGGCTCTCCACTGCAGTCG CCCACTACATACCAGCCGTCGCTCTGATTGCAATGTGCTTCGTTAACTGCAACTCTGCGATTGCAATGGCAATGTTGTGCATGGCTGTAGGATTCAATGGCGCTTCCTACAGCGGAAACACTCTCGCAGAACAGGACATCGCCCCCAACCTGGCGGGTACGCTGCTGGGAATCACCAACACCTTTGGCTCGGCCACGGGATTCCTTGCTCCTGCGACTGTGGGGGCCATCACCAGCGGCAAT CAATGGTCACTGGCCGCCTGGAGATTAGTGTTCATTATCACAGCCATCATCTATGCGGTCACATGCACGCTGTACCTTTTGCTCATGTCAGCTGAAGTCCAGCCTTGGAACGAGCCTAAAAGGGACCAGGaaag GCGGGTAGGGCCCTCCACAAGCTACGGGTCGAACCAAACACGATGGTGA